The proteins below are encoded in one region of Oryzias melastigma strain HK-1 linkage group LG7, ASM292280v2, whole genome shotgun sequence:
- the LOC112159359 gene encoding protein kinase C-binding protein 1 isoform X1 codes for MHPQSLAEEEIKTESDVVEGMDVSLQSKVPDPPGSAERPAPPQKRKVSSPTHSSNGHSPTDTSPSPIKKKKKPGAVNHNSKDQSELRHGPFYYMKQPALTTDPVDVVPQDGRNDFYCWLCHREGQVLCCELCPRVYHAKCLKLPAEPEGDWFCPECEKITVAECIETQSKAMTMLTIDQLSYLLKFALQKIKQPGTEPFQKPVSLEQHPDYAEYIFHPMDLSTLEKNVKKKMYGCTEAFLADMKWILHNCIIYNGGNHKLTATAKVIVKICEHEMNEIEVCPECYLSACQKRDNWFCEPCSQPHPLVWAKLKGFPFWPAKALREKDGQVDARFFGQHDRAWVPINNCYLMSKEIPFSVKKTKSIFNSAMQEMEVYVENIRKKFGVFNYAPFRTPYTPNNQLQMLLDPSNPAAGTVKTEKPEKLRFNFDMTSSPKMVLSKISTHSSMSRRVSMTEMPRSPMSTNSSVHTGSDGEQDGEKASRNPAFHYSTGEESMDCTTSPASGKMGPAGSVTESPKPLNLVPKQERTSGTGGILNLNLDRVKAEMDLKELSESVQQQQQQQAPLAAVTTPKRPIRSLDKTIESCKAQLGIDDISEDVYKDVDHSDTEDSEKSDSSDSESASDEDHKAKSSVQDDKEKTERKRSKASTEGEHKEGVAGTGDKATSEPPVKEKQASGGADKDVQDKPRTPQSQPPTEKPKPSEEGRTAAATAVATPVTEQDSDSERELVIDLGEEHGGRDPKRARRELGSSFAKSLKESSVAKLDGKPPSAVPGAHAREAASNLKEASQPPVTAAANAASTAAAGQTSSTAASSSSATSSSSTAAPAGAAVKKQRPLLPKEASQTVQQAVVWSPNKIQSSSQKWHVQKVQKQQQQHAEQSAAQTPAQSQVQSQQQSSSSTRYQTRQAVKVQQKDSSHSVSPSTAGQLTSANSSLISTDLQIPTVSADVAADIAKYTNKIMDTIKGTMTEIYNDLSKNTSGNTIAEIRRLRIEIEKLQWLHQQELSEMKHNLELTMAEMRQSLEQEKERLVAEVKKQMELEKQQAVDETKKKQWCANCRKEAIFYCCWNTSYCDYPCQQAHWPEHMKSCTQSATASQQETEVESSSDPPLKPSSHSPPTQTLPSGSGSLPDKSNSPAYVEKNKDNGGVTVT; via the exons ATGCATCCACAGAG TTTGGCTGAGGAGGAGATAAAGACAGAGTCTGATGTGGTAGAGGGGATGGATGTTTCTCTGCAGTCCAAAG TCCCCGATCCTCCGGGGTCAGCAGAACGGCCCGCTCCACCACAGAAGCGAAAGGTGTCGAGTCCCACCCATTCTTCCAATGGACACTCTCCCACAGATACCTCCCCTAgccctattaaaaaaaagaaaaagccagggGCAGTGAACCATAACAGCAAAGACCAG TCAGAGCTAAGACATGGTCCCTTTTACTATATGAAGCAGCCAGCACTCACAACAGACCCTGTTGATGTTGTACCACAGGACGGCAGGAACGACTTCTACTGCTGGCTGTGCCACCGCGAGGGCCAGGTGCTCTGCTGTGAGCTCTGCCCCAGGGTGTACCACGCCAAGTGCCTCAAACTACCAGCCGAGCCCGAGGGCGACTGGTTCTGTCCAGAATGTGAG aaaataaCAGTTGCGGAGTGTATTGAAACCCAGAGCAAGGCCATGACAATGCTAACAATAGACCAACTCTCATACTTGCTAAAATTTGCACTCCAAAAGATCAAACAGCCCGGG acGGAGCCCTTTCAGAAGCCTGTATCTCTGGAGCAACATCCAGATTATGCAGAGTATATCTTCCACCCCATGGACCTGAGTACCTTAGAGAag aatgtcaaaaagaaaatgtatggcTGCACTGAGGCTTTTCTGGCTGACATGAAATGGATTTTGCACAACTGCATCATTTATAATGGAG GAAATCACAAATTAACAGCAACGGCAAAAGTCATCGTCAAGATCTGTGAGCATGAG ATGAATGAGATCGAAGTGTGTCCAGAGTGTTACCTGTCTGCCTGCCAAAAACGGGACAACTGGTTTTGTGAACCATGT agtCAACCCCACCCCCTAGTCTGGGCTAAGCTGAAAGGCTTTCCTTTCTGGCCCGCCAAAGCACTTAGAGAAAAAGATGGACAGGTGGACGCACGCTTCTTTGGCCAACATGATAG GGCCTGGGTTCCCATCAACAACTGCTACCTCATGTCCAAAGAGATCCCTTTCTctgtgaagaaaacaaagagcaTTTTCAACAGCGCCATGCAGGAGATGGAGGTGTACGTGGAAAACATCCGCAAGAAATTCGGAGTCTTCAACTACGCGCCCTTTCGCACTCCCTACACACCCAACAACCAGCTGCAGATGCTGCTGGACCCCTCCAACCCCGCTGCTGGGACCGTGAAGACGGAGAAGCCCGAGAAGCTGCGCTTCAACTTCGACATGACTTCTTCTCCTAAGATGGTGCTCAGCAAGATTTCCACACACAGCAGTATGAGTCGGCGCGTGTCCATGACAGAGATGCCCCGCTCGCCAATGAGCACCAACTCCTCAGTCCATACTGGTTCAGACGGGGAGCAGGATGGGGAGAAGGCCAGCAGGAACCCAGCCTTCCACTACAGCACAGGGGAGGAGTCCATGGATTGCACTA CGTCTCCTGCCTCAGGGAAGATGGGTCCTGCTGGCAGCGTGACTGAAAGTCCAAAGCCTCTTAACCTGGTTCCCAAGCAGGAGAGGACCTCAGGGACAGGTGGCATCCTTAACCTCAATTTGG ATCGTGTAAAAGCTGAAATGGATCTAAAGGAGCTGAGTGAgtctgtgcagcagcagcaacaacaacaagcaCCGCTGGCTGCTGTCACCACGCCAAAGAGACCCATCAGGAGTCTGGACAAAACTATAGAGAGCTGCAAGGCACAGCTCG GAATCGATGACATTTCTGAGGATGTCTATAAAGATGTGGATCACAGTGACACAGAGGACTCTGAAAAATCTGACTCCAGCGACAGCGAGTCTGCCAGTGATGAGGACCACAAAGCAAAGAGCTCAGTCCAGGACGACAAAGAAAAAACCGAACGGAAAAGGTCCAAAGCCAGCACAGAGGGAGAGCACAAGGAGGGAGTTGCAGGAACAGGGGATAAAGCCACCTCTGAACCCCCGGTGAAAGAGAAGCAGGCCAGCGGCGGGGCAGATAAAGATGTACAGGACAAGCCCCGGACGCCCCAGTCTCAGCCACCCACCGAAAAGCCTAAGCCCTCCGAGGAGGGCCGAACAGCTGCTGCCACCGCCGTCGCCACCCCTGTGACCGAGCAAGACTCTGACTCTGAAAGAGAGCTTGTGATTGACCTGGGGGAGGAACATGGAGGCCGTGACCCAAAGAGGGCAAGAAGAGAGCTGGGGTCTTCTTTTGCCAAATCCCTCAAAGAGTCTAGTGTTGCCAAGTTGGACG GTAAACCACCTTCTGCAGTGCCAGGCGCACATGCGCGGGAAGCTGCATCCAATCTGAAAGAGGCGTCGCAGCCCCCAGTCACAGCAGCCGCCAACGCCGCGTCCACTGCAGCAGCTGGTCAAACCAGTTCTACTGCAGCTTCCAGCAGCTctgccacttcctccagctccacgGCAGCGCCCGCTGGTGCAGCAGTGAAGAAACAGCGCCCACTACTGCCTAAAGAGGCCAGCCAAACCGTGCAGCAAGCAGTAGTTTGGAGTCCCAACAAAATTCAGAGCTCCTCTCAGAAGTGGCACGTGCAGAAGGtacagaagcagcagcagcagcatgcaGAGCAGTCGGCTGCGCAGACACCTGCCCAGAGTCAGGTGCAGTCCCAACAGCAGAGCTCCTCCAGCACTCGCTATCAGACCAGACAAGCAGTGAAGG TGCAGCAAAAGGACTCATCTCATAGTGTATCACCTTCAACAGCTGGCCAGCTCACATCTGCCAACTCCTCTTTAATTTCAACAGACTTGCAGATCCCCACAGTTTCAGCAGATGTGGCTGCAGATATCGCCAAATACACCAACAAA ATTATGGACACCATAAAGGGGACAATGACTGAAATCTACAACGATCTCTCTAAAAATACATCAGGAAACACGATTGCAGAG ATAAGACGGTTGAGGATAGAGATCGAGAAGCTCCAGTGGCTGCATCAACAGGAGTTATCAGAGATGAAGCACAATCTGG AGCTGACGATGGCAGAGATGAGACAGAGTCTGGAGCAGGAAAAGGAGCGTTTGGTGGCTGAGGTGAAAAAGCAGATGGAGCTGGAGAAGCAGCAGGCGGTGGACGAGACCAAAAAGAAGCAGTGGTGTGCAAACTGCAGGAAGGAGGCCATCTTCTACTGCTGCTGGAATACCAGCTACTGCGACTACCCCTGCCAGCAAGCGCACTGGCCGGAGCACATGAAGTCCTGCACGCAGTCAG CCACAGCATCACAGCAGGAAACAGAAGTGGAGTCCAGCTCGGACCCTCCACTGAAACCCTCCAGCCACTCCCCTCCTACACAGACCTTACCTTCTGGGTCGGGCTCCTTACCAGACAAAAGCAACTCTCCTGCATATGTGGAGAAAAACAAGGACAATGGTGGCGTTACTGTGACCTAA
- the LOC112159359 gene encoding protein kinase C-binding protein 1 isoform X3 — protein sequence MHPQSLAEEEIKTESDVVEGMDVSLQSKVPDPPGSAERPAPPQKRKVSSPTHSSNGHSPTDTSPSPIKKKKKPGAVNHNSKDQVGLRDGRNDFYCWLCHREGQVLCCELCPRVYHAKCLKLPAEPEGDWFCPECEKITVAECIETQSKAMTMLTIDQLSYLLKFALQKIKQPGTEPFQKPVSLEQHPDYAEYIFHPMDLSTLEKNVKKKMYGCTEAFLADMKWILHNCIIYNGGNHKLTATAKVIVKICEHEMNEIEVCPECYLSACQKRDNWFCEPCSQPHPLVWAKLKGFPFWPAKALREKDGQVDARFFGQHDRAWVPINNCYLMSKEIPFSVKKTKSIFNSAMQEMEVYVENIRKKFGVFNYAPFRTPYTPNNQLQMLLDPSNPAAGTVKTEKPEKLRFNFDMTSSPKMVLSKISTHSSMSRRVSMTEMPRSPMSTNSSVHTGSDGEQDGEKASRNPAFHYSTGEESMDCTTSPASGKMGPAGSVTESPKPLNLVPKQERTSGTGGILNLNLDRVKAEMDLKELSESVQQQQQQQAPLAAVTTPKRPIRSLDKTIESCKAQLGIDDISEDVYKDVDHSDTEDSEKSDSSDSESASDEDHKAKSSVQDDKEKTERKRSKASTEGEHKEGVAGTGDKATSEPPVKEKQASGGADKDVQDKPRTPQSQPPTEKPKPSEEGRTAAATAVATPVTEQDSDSERELVIDLGEEHGGRDPKRARRELGSSFAKSLKESSVAKLDGKPPSAVPGAHAREAASNLKEASQPPVTAAANAASTAAAGQTSSTAASSSSATSSSSTAAPAGAAVKKQRPLLPKEASQTVQQAVVWSPNKIQSSSQKWHVQKVQKQQQQHAEQSAAQTPAQSQVQSQQQSSSSTRYQTRQAVKVQQKDSSHSVSPSTAGQLTSANSSLISTDLQIPTVSADVAADIAKYTNKIMDTIKGTMTEIYNDLSKNTSGNTIAEIRRLRIEIEKLQWLHQQELSEMKHNLELTMAEMRQSLEQEKERLVAEVKKQMELEKQQAVDETKKKQWCANCRKEAIFYCCWNTSYCDYPCQQAHWPEHMKSCTQSATASQQETEVESSSDPPLKPSSHSPPTQTLPSGSGSLPDKSNSPAYVEKNKDNGGVTVT from the exons ATGCATCCACAGAG TTTGGCTGAGGAGGAGATAAAGACAGAGTCTGATGTGGTAGAGGGGATGGATGTTTCTCTGCAGTCCAAAG TCCCCGATCCTCCGGGGTCAGCAGAACGGCCCGCTCCACCACAGAAGCGAAAGGTGTCGAGTCCCACCCATTCTTCCAATGGACACTCTCCCACAGATACCTCCCCTAgccctattaaaaaaaagaaaaagccagggGCAGTGAACCATAACAGCAAAGACCAGGTAGGACTTCGG GACGGCAGGAACGACTTCTACTGCTGGCTGTGCCACCGCGAGGGCCAGGTGCTCTGCTGTGAGCTCTGCCCCAGGGTGTACCACGCCAAGTGCCTCAAACTACCAGCCGAGCCCGAGGGCGACTGGTTCTGTCCAGAATGTGAG aaaataaCAGTTGCGGAGTGTATTGAAACCCAGAGCAAGGCCATGACAATGCTAACAATAGACCAACTCTCATACTTGCTAAAATTTGCACTCCAAAAGATCAAACAGCCCGGG acGGAGCCCTTTCAGAAGCCTGTATCTCTGGAGCAACATCCAGATTATGCAGAGTATATCTTCCACCCCATGGACCTGAGTACCTTAGAGAag aatgtcaaaaagaaaatgtatggcTGCACTGAGGCTTTTCTGGCTGACATGAAATGGATTTTGCACAACTGCATCATTTATAATGGAG GAAATCACAAATTAACAGCAACGGCAAAAGTCATCGTCAAGATCTGTGAGCATGAG ATGAATGAGATCGAAGTGTGTCCAGAGTGTTACCTGTCTGCCTGCCAAAAACGGGACAACTGGTTTTGTGAACCATGT agtCAACCCCACCCCCTAGTCTGGGCTAAGCTGAAAGGCTTTCCTTTCTGGCCCGCCAAAGCACTTAGAGAAAAAGATGGACAGGTGGACGCACGCTTCTTTGGCCAACATGATAG GGCCTGGGTTCCCATCAACAACTGCTACCTCATGTCCAAAGAGATCCCTTTCTctgtgaagaaaacaaagagcaTTTTCAACAGCGCCATGCAGGAGATGGAGGTGTACGTGGAAAACATCCGCAAGAAATTCGGAGTCTTCAACTACGCGCCCTTTCGCACTCCCTACACACCCAACAACCAGCTGCAGATGCTGCTGGACCCCTCCAACCCCGCTGCTGGGACCGTGAAGACGGAGAAGCCCGAGAAGCTGCGCTTCAACTTCGACATGACTTCTTCTCCTAAGATGGTGCTCAGCAAGATTTCCACACACAGCAGTATGAGTCGGCGCGTGTCCATGACAGAGATGCCCCGCTCGCCAATGAGCACCAACTCCTCAGTCCATACTGGTTCAGACGGGGAGCAGGATGGGGAGAAGGCCAGCAGGAACCCAGCCTTCCACTACAGCACAGGGGAGGAGTCCATGGATTGCACTA CGTCTCCTGCCTCAGGGAAGATGGGTCCTGCTGGCAGCGTGACTGAAAGTCCAAAGCCTCTTAACCTGGTTCCCAAGCAGGAGAGGACCTCAGGGACAGGTGGCATCCTTAACCTCAATTTGG ATCGTGTAAAAGCTGAAATGGATCTAAAGGAGCTGAGTGAgtctgtgcagcagcagcaacaacaacaagcaCCGCTGGCTGCTGTCACCACGCCAAAGAGACCCATCAGGAGTCTGGACAAAACTATAGAGAGCTGCAAGGCACAGCTCG GAATCGATGACATTTCTGAGGATGTCTATAAAGATGTGGATCACAGTGACACAGAGGACTCTGAAAAATCTGACTCCAGCGACAGCGAGTCTGCCAGTGATGAGGACCACAAAGCAAAGAGCTCAGTCCAGGACGACAAAGAAAAAACCGAACGGAAAAGGTCCAAAGCCAGCACAGAGGGAGAGCACAAGGAGGGAGTTGCAGGAACAGGGGATAAAGCCACCTCTGAACCCCCGGTGAAAGAGAAGCAGGCCAGCGGCGGGGCAGATAAAGATGTACAGGACAAGCCCCGGACGCCCCAGTCTCAGCCACCCACCGAAAAGCCTAAGCCCTCCGAGGAGGGCCGAACAGCTGCTGCCACCGCCGTCGCCACCCCTGTGACCGAGCAAGACTCTGACTCTGAAAGAGAGCTTGTGATTGACCTGGGGGAGGAACATGGAGGCCGTGACCCAAAGAGGGCAAGAAGAGAGCTGGGGTCTTCTTTTGCCAAATCCCTCAAAGAGTCTAGTGTTGCCAAGTTGGACG GTAAACCACCTTCTGCAGTGCCAGGCGCACATGCGCGGGAAGCTGCATCCAATCTGAAAGAGGCGTCGCAGCCCCCAGTCACAGCAGCCGCCAACGCCGCGTCCACTGCAGCAGCTGGTCAAACCAGTTCTACTGCAGCTTCCAGCAGCTctgccacttcctccagctccacgGCAGCGCCCGCTGGTGCAGCAGTGAAGAAACAGCGCCCACTACTGCCTAAAGAGGCCAGCCAAACCGTGCAGCAAGCAGTAGTTTGGAGTCCCAACAAAATTCAGAGCTCCTCTCAGAAGTGGCACGTGCAGAAGGtacagaagcagcagcagcagcatgcaGAGCAGTCGGCTGCGCAGACACCTGCCCAGAGTCAGGTGCAGTCCCAACAGCAGAGCTCCTCCAGCACTCGCTATCAGACCAGACAAGCAGTGAAGG TGCAGCAAAAGGACTCATCTCATAGTGTATCACCTTCAACAGCTGGCCAGCTCACATCTGCCAACTCCTCTTTAATTTCAACAGACTTGCAGATCCCCACAGTTTCAGCAGATGTGGCTGCAGATATCGCCAAATACACCAACAAA ATTATGGACACCATAAAGGGGACAATGACTGAAATCTACAACGATCTCTCTAAAAATACATCAGGAAACACGATTGCAGAG ATAAGACGGTTGAGGATAGAGATCGAGAAGCTCCAGTGGCTGCATCAACAGGAGTTATCAGAGATGAAGCACAATCTGG AGCTGACGATGGCAGAGATGAGACAGAGTCTGGAGCAGGAAAAGGAGCGTTTGGTGGCTGAGGTGAAAAAGCAGATGGAGCTGGAGAAGCAGCAGGCGGTGGACGAGACCAAAAAGAAGCAGTGGTGTGCAAACTGCAGGAAGGAGGCCATCTTCTACTGCTGCTGGAATACCAGCTACTGCGACTACCCCTGCCAGCAAGCGCACTGGCCGGAGCACATGAAGTCCTGCACGCAGTCAG CCACAGCATCACAGCAGGAAACAGAAGTGGAGTCCAGCTCGGACCCTCCACTGAAACCCTCCAGCCACTCCCCTCCTACACAGACCTTACCTTCTGGGTCGGGCTCCTTACCAGACAAAAGCAACTCTCCTGCATATGTGGAGAAAAACAAGGACAATGGTGGCGTTACTGTGACCTAA